Below is a genomic region from Raphanus sativus cultivar WK10039 chromosome 4, ASM80110v3, whole genome shotgun sequence.
AGTCTGAATATATTTCACAGAATCGAAGATCCTTATTTATAGGTCTAGATTCGTGACTCTTGAGGACAGAGATGATTGATCATGAAGCCTTTACTGTGACAGTTACAGTCGATGGGAAGAAGAGAAAACGCCGTACGGTCGGCGTCGCATGAAAAGGGAAGACGACGTTGAATATCTGTTCTATCGGGCAAGACAAATCTATATTCTTCACGGCCCAGCACAGAACACGCGACGAAGCCCACAAACGAATCTCTTTAATGAAACGATGCGTTTAAAGGGAGTGGACGCGTGGCGGCTGGAGAAGGCGCGAATTTCCTACGTGGATGCCTATGTGGACATCACGGGAGGGATGAAAaagtttctttatatataaagatccTACTTCTTTAATGAATAATCTATTACACAAGTAACCTTGAAGCTTACGGAACAGGTACTTGTCCCAATATCGGCGGTAATATTGAAAGAGTACAGCAAATTAAGAAAATGGTACAATCTATACCAACCTTTAAGGACACCAATCAGAGCACTGGAATGTGTAGCATGTCTCAGTTGTTACCTAATTTCCAAAAACGATGTGTTAAAGAAAGCAATACATCACATCTCGCTAAAGAACATTATGCAAGTCAACTCTCGACTCAAATCATTCATTTGTCATACAATTATTGTATCCATGTGCTCCCTTAGCATTTTCTTCtcatttctctttttattttgtttgaccAAAAGAACTCATTATAAGCAGCTCCCCCCATGTATTAGCAGCTCAACATCAACCAGAACCATCCAAGAATATTTCTcttgtttagaatttttaaatttatttcacAACACAACCATGAAGAAGATCGACTTAGGGAACCACCGCGAGGTGGCTCAGCCGGACTGCATCAAAGCTCTCATTGTCGAATTCATCACCaccttcttctttgttttcgcCGGCGTCGGATCCGCCATGGCCACGGGTAAATTAGCTTACACCAAATTCATGTTCTTTGTTACAATTTGGTCATACCAAGTTAGTTACTGGCTATGCACAATCAAATCTAAGTCAAAATATATCTGTATTTGAAACTATGATGCATCTCAAATCTATAacacattttatttatatttattcatgATACAGACAGCTTAATCGGAAACACGTTAGTGGGACTTTTAGCGGTCGCGGTGGCTCATGCATTTGTGGTGGCGGTAATGATATCTGCTGGACATATCTCTGGTGGCCACCTCAACCCCGCTGTTACCATCGGCCTACTTTTCGGAGGTCACATCAGCGTCTTCCGCGCGTTCCTCTACTGGATTGATCAGCTGTTGGCCTCCTCCGCAGCCTGCTTCCTCCTAAGTTACCTCACCGGAGGAATGGTACGTAATCTCTAATTTAATAttaccaaaattaattaatcattaattaatatatttaaatacctACATGTTAGGATGAACACTAATACAAATACAAATTATAATGCAATAATCCATATGTCACATGGTTTTATTCTTTAGTATTTTTAGTTGACACTAGAAACCAaaataacttcttttttttttaaacacaaaaaaaccaaaataactaaaaaccaATATATTCTGTAAGGATTTTATTAAATACTTCTATGTATCTCAATTCAagttaaatgtataaaataaaatacacaatTTAAACACATGATGCTATGTAATAATCATATACGTGATAAAGCATTTTACCTAGTTTGACATTATTACGGTTTGTGATTAGGGAACTCCGGTTCACACTTTGGCAAGTGGAATAAGTTACACTCAGGGGATCATATGGGAGATCATCTTGACATTCTCACTTCTCTTCACTGTCTACGCCACGATGGTGGATCCCAAGAAAGGCTCCCTTGATGGGCTAGGCCCACTTCTCACCGGATTTGTCGTCGGAGCCAACATCCTTGCCGGTGGCGCCTTCTCTGGAGCCTCAATGAACCCGGCCAGATCCTTTGGACCTGCTTTGGTCTCTGGGAACTGGACTGACCATTGGGTATATTGGGTTGGACCGTTGATCGGTGGTGGACTTGCTGGATTCATCTACGAGAACGTCCTCATTGACCGTTCAGATGTCCCACTCGCCGATGACGAGCAGCCATTCCTAAATTGAATACTATAATAAATACTATGCATGTTACAAATCTATCAAGCTCATTATTGATGATGTATCTTCTTCTTGGTACACTTCAAGATGTATCTCTTGTaatcttaaattttatcaatttcCATTTATCCAAAGTATAAAACAATCCTGTCAACATAAGGATATCAAAACAAGATTCACCAAAAGCCATTGCAAGAACAGTGACCGTCTTTGAAATGGTGGAACCTATTCCTGTCTCTCACGATGATCTCTCTGTCAAAAATCTTGGAGATCATCATAGACACCTGATGACAATCCCCACAAACTCGAAGGTTCTTCACGATCCTAATAGGAACATCTTCTTTCAAACTCATTATACCAAACGCAATCGCTGCCTTTTCGCTATGTAGACACAAAGcatcctctttctcttcttcgtcTATGTCAAACATAACCGGGCTCGTGTCTGCTTTATACCCAGCAAGTCTCAGCCTCCTCGAGATCTCCTTCCAAAACGCCTCGATCTCTGTATATCTCGGGTGTGATTTATCTCCGACAAAGAACTCATGGACTTCTCCGTTGACCTCCATTACACTGCACCCTGGTTCTTTTCTAACTCCTCTAGCTTTCATCGACTGTCTAACATGACTAACATTGTCCCAATTTTCTGACTCTGCGTATATGTTTGATAACATGACATAAGCCCCGTGATTCGTCGTCTCTAGCTCGAGCATTTTTTTAGACGCAAGCACACCGAGTTCAAGGTTCTTGTACATTCTAGATGCGTGGAGGAGAGAGCTCCAAACAGCAGCATGAGGCTTCACGGGCATTTGGTGGATGATACGGACAGCGTCTTCTAAGCGGCCTGCACGAGCATACAAATCAACCAAGCAGCCGTAGTGATCAAGCTGAGGCTCAATCCCAAACTCACTCCTCATGGAATCGAAATGTCTCTGCCCTTCATCTACCAAACCAACCACACTGCAACCTCTAAGGACAGAGACGAACGTGACACCGTTCGGAGTAACACCGTCTTGTTTCATTAGAGAGAAAAGCTCCAGACATTTCTCCCCGAACCCATTCATGGCAAACCCGTTCAGGGCGCTACTCCACGTGTACACATTCTTCTCTTCCAAACCCCAAAAAACCTCCATAGCTTTGTTCATGTCACCGCATTTCGCATACAAGTCCACCAACGTCGTCCCGAGCCTCACAGTGATTTTGATCTTGTTTCTCTCTATGTATGAATGAGCCCATCTCCCTTGGTCCAGTGCTCCCAGCTGAGTACAAGCCGACAAAACCGAGATCATAGAAACCGCGTTGACTCTCACACCTTCCAGCTGCATCAAATGAAACAAGTCCAGAGCCTCCCTCGACTCTCCAACCTGAGCATACCCAGAGATCATAGCGTTCCAAGCAACCGGGTCTTTCTCCGGCATCTCCTCAAACAACTTCCTAGCAAAACCCACATCCCCGCATCTAGCACAAGCCGTGACCATCGCCGTCCGGCACACGAAATCCGGACAAGGAACCGAGTCAAACACCTTGCGGCAAGAACCCGGACAGCCAAGCTCAGCGTACAAAGAGATCAACCCGGTTTGCACATGCGGGTCATTGTCAAAACCACGTCTTATGGCCGCCCCGTGGACTTGAACCCCTATCTCACGCATACCTACCCCAACCCCAGTGCAAGCCTGTAGCAAGAAGTTGACAGTGTAATTATCCGGTCTGAGGTCATTACTCGAACAGAGTATCTTTCTGTAAAAATCGAAGCTTTTGTCCGGAACAAGGCTTTTGCAATGCGCTCTGATCATAGAGTTGAGAGCGAACAGCGTAGGCTTATCAGACCTATCCAGGATCTGGTTCGCGTAGTCTAAGTACTTCTGATCGCTTAAAGCCACCGACTTTACGAACTGGCCCACGAGATGGTCATCGTTGAGCGTCCCGTCGACCAAGAGCTTGGCGTGGATTTGCCGCACTTCTTTAAACGTAGTGCCGGAATCCAATAGAGCGATAACAGGATGATGTTTCAAGATTCTGCTCATGActataacaacaacaacaacatcctATGAAACCTGTAGGGAAGAACGTTTATATCAACCAGTGGTTAAGAGATTGTGTTTATCTTTAAAGTTCAGTCGGGCATTTTAACGAACACCTTATGAGCGACTCTCAAATGTTTACATTTGCGGATCAAGGAGCTACATTTACGAGCAAAATTCTCGAGAAGTTAACAGAAGATTATGAGGATAGGATTATAACCTGACTCGGCGGCCTGAAAAATCTGCGCCGGTGAGATCTTTATGGCAGCAGAATTTTCCaaggagagagaagaagaaaggtagCAAAAAGTTTAATTGCAATTGTGATGCAGAACCGGTCCGAAAACTACTAAAATAGTTTTGGTACACTAAGAAATCTGAGTTTTAATAGCTACTAGATCAtaacccgctcgaccgagcgggagtcattttttttttatctttgtttttactaagtgttatacatgatcgccaatatgtattaatataaaattttgataaataacaatgtgtactaatgtgtttaaataagcaatgtgtttaattactaaatttgatttttaaattttaagataacgtaaagtagattttttctgtattatttaaaatatatagtgtttatattttgtattttcaatatttatcatacaaaacttacattggggtattatttatatgaaaatatgtgtaacataatatatttatatattatataaacatatgcacacccgcacgggttttatttttaaaatgtattctatattgtttagttttatgtagtatcgtttttgtataattcaattttgtgtttaaagaacaatatcaaaactgtctttcgtatgtaaaaataacattttgcaagcgcgagttgtgtctttttattgtaacacaacattttatataaaacttatgtttttttgtacattacgaaatttaattttttaaaataattattacgtaatttcaaagtgaattttatctctgaggtccaatatattttgtttgtaatggttcaaagcattttcgatatatattatatttcagtttggtttgtttttagtattactgtataagtataatactatacaatattactatattctatacaatatatgaaactatgtgttatttgttttagaaagtagattaggcccaacgtagttataagaatagtcatatctttatgtatgtgtctatgacttatctacctagtgttattcgtactaataaaattaatatggtcaatgaaagtatactgatcaatttaaaatgaattgtatagagtaattatagaacgattaatatttttagtattcttagtatatatcttatttaaatcgacatgtaataaatgtaaaaatcatatatggaatatggacaaaaagaagaactgtatttaaggaaatacatcaatgcaaagttagactatgatatgtattatatataaaaaatgaaacatataatttaaatatatgaggtccacctttaaa
It encodes:
- the LOC108855796 gene encoding putative pentatricopeptide repeat-containing protein At5g40405; translation: MSRILKHHPVIALLDSGTTFKEVRQIHAKLLVDGTLNDDHLVGQFVKSVALSDQKYLDYANQILDRSDKPTLFALNSMIRAHCKSLVPDKSFDFYRKILCSSNDLRPDNYTVNFLLQACTGVGVGMREIGVQVHGAAIRRGFDNDPHVQTGLISLYAELGCPGSCRKVFDSVPCPDFVCRTAMVTACARCGDVGFARKLFEEMPEKDPVAWNAMISGYAQVGESREALDLFHLMQLEGVRVNAVSMISVLSACTQLGALDQGRWAHSYIERNKIKITVRLGTTLVDLYAKCGDMNKAMEVFWGLEEKNVYTWSSALNGFAMNGFGEKCLELFSLMKQDGVTPNGVTFVSVLRGCSVVGLVDEGQRHFDSMRSEFGIEPQLDHYGCLVDLYARAGRLEDAVRIIHQMPVKPHAAVWSSLLHASRMYKNLELGVLASKKMLELETTNHGAYVMLSNIYAESENWDNVSHVRQSMKARGVRKEPGCSVMEVNGEVHEFFVGDKSHPRYTEIEAFWKEISRRLRLAGYKADTSPVMFDIDEEEKEDALCLHSEKAAIAFGIMSLKEDVPIRIVKNLRVCGDCHQVSMMISKIFDREIIVRDRNRFHHFKDGHCSCNGFW
- the LOC108855798 gene encoding aquaporin TIP4-1, yielding MCSLSIFFSFLFLFCLTKRTHYKQLPPCISSSTSTRTIQEYFSCLEFLNLFHNTTMKKIDLGNHREVAQPDCIKALIVEFITTFFFVFAGVGSAMATDSLIGNTLVGLLAVAVAHAFVVAVMISAGHISGGHLNPAVTIGLLFGGHISVFRAFLYWIDQLLASSAACFLLSYLTGGMGTPVHTLASGISYTQGIIWEIILTFSLLFTVYATMVDPKKGSLDGLGPLLTGFVVGANILAGGAFSGASMNPARSFGPALVSGNWTDHWVYWVGPLIGGGLAGFIYENVLIDRSDVPLADDEQPFLN